The Panicum hallii strain FIL2 chromosome 9, PHallii_v3.1, whole genome shotgun sequence genome has a window encoding:
- the LOC112878353 gene encoding solute carrier family 25 member 44-like has product MSFSAVRAAGHGGKVEEARAMPAEVSWEMLDKSRFFVLGAALFSGVSAALYPAVVLKTHLQVAPPPQAAASTAAAVILRRDGPRGFYRGFGASLVGTVPARALYMAALEATKSAVGSAALRLGVAEPAANAAASAAGGVSAAVAAQVVWTPVDVVSQRLMVQTAPAAAAAAHYRGGADAFRKILLADGVRGLYRGFGVSVFTYAPSSAAWWASYTTAQRLLWRAVGPAHHDSRGAAMAVQGASAAAAGGAAALVTMPLDTVKTRLQVMDAGARAPTLAAAARDLVAEGGWAACYRGLGPRWASMSLSAATMVTAYEFLKRLSAKEGSL; this is encoded by the coding sequence ATGAGCTTTAGCGCCGTGAGAGCTGCGGGGCATGGAGGCAAGGTGGAGGAGGCGCGGGCCATGCCGGCGGAGGTGAGCTGGGAGATGCTCGACAAGTCGCGGTTTTTCGTACTCGGCGCCGCGCTCTTCTCCGGCGTCTCCGCGGCGCTCTACCCGGCCGTCGTCCTCAAGACGCACCTCcaggtcgcgccgccgccgcaggccgcgGCCTCGACGGCCGCGGCGGTGATACTCCGGCGCGACGGGCCCCGGGGGTTCTACCGCGGCTTCGGCGCGTCCCTCGTGGGCACGGTGCCCGCCCGTGCGCTCTACATGGCAGCGCTCGAGGCCACCAAGAGCGCCGTGGGCTCCGCCGCGCTCCGCCTCGGCGTCGCGGAACCGGCGGCCAACGCGGCGGCCTCGGCCGCGGGCGGcgtctccgccgccgtcgcggcaCAGGTCGTCTGGACGCCCGTCGACGTCGTCAGCCAGCGCCTCATGGTTCAGACCGCtcccgccgcagccgcagccgcgcactaccgcggcggcgccgacgcgttccGGAAGATCCTGCTCGCGGACGGCGTGCGAGGCCTGTACCGCGGCTTCGGCGTCTCGGTGTTCACCTACGCGCCATCCAGCGCCGCGTGGTGGGCGTCCTACACGACGGCGCAGCGGCTCCTCTGGCGCGCGGTCGGCCCCGCGCACCACGACAGCCGCGGGGCCGCGATGGCTGTGCAGggcgcgagcgccgccgcggcgggagGCGCGGCCGCGCTGGTGACCATGCCGCTGGACACCGTGAAGACGCGGCTGCAGGTGATGGACGCCGGGGCCCGGGCGCCGACGCTCGCGGCCGCGGCGCGCGACCTGGTGGCGGAGGGAGGGTGGGCCGCGTGCTACCGGGGGCTCGGGCCGAGGTGGGCGTCCATGTCGCTGTCAGCAGCGACCATGGTCACCGCCTACGAGTTCTTGAAGCGGCTCTCGGCCAAGGAAGGCTCCCTCTGA
- the LOC112873963 gene encoding glutathione S-transferase T3-like has translation MHRVTNYAMQGCSNNDEREEVEAAANAASRPQWMGSFHPYGMPPPVPPYFYPAPATMPPPAGPPMQQFSEGPSVRVGDPDAGKSGPKVKLPNFNPEEDVNLTKWWLNISTDPVVNTGQRKEGFWLRIMKGYNSSRGVYPKRSQKSLTTRWDYIKECCTKFSEFYSSVLRLNPSGMSDADKTTEAMAWYAAALQKPFTQMHSWKLLKDEPKWEACIGAHSKVHVLDDDSSDAAAGGANEVGGPAESDVPASSGSKRPIGRDATKAARKKAATSSSSSEYISQMNYMWGNKLSLIKESHAKMASHHATMAVLQEKKMTTERELEERRPALEESRLAMEASRMEMEKNDRESRMEMERSRAAKEERAEEERILSIELDKCSPALRLFYKRQQEQILVKYSLPPP, from the exons ATGCACCGCGTGACCAATTACGCGATGCAAGGATGCAGCAACAATGACGAGAGAGAGGAGGTTGAAGCTGCTGCCAATGCTGCCTCTCGGCCGCAATGGATGGGATCGTTCCATCCATACGGAATGCCGCCACCAGTACCTCCTTATTTTTACCCTGCTCCAGCAACCATGCCGCCTCCAGCAGGACCCCCAATGCAGCAGTTCAGTGAAGGTCCGAGTGTCCGAGTGGGCGACCCCGATGCTGGGAAAAGTGGTCCGAAGGTCAAGCTTCCCAATTTCAATCCCGAAGAAGACGTAAACCTGACAAAGTGGTGGCTAAACATAAGTACTGACCCGGTTGTCAATACCGGGCAGCGGAAAGAAGGGTTTTGGTTACGGATCATGAAAGGCTACAACTCATCTCGAGGGGTTTACCCGAAGAGATCTCAGAAGTCGCTCACGACTCGTTGGGACTACATCAAAGAGTGCTGCACCAAGTTTTCCGAGTTCTACAGTAGTGTTCTGCGTTTGAATCCCAGCGGCATGTCGGACGCGGACAAG ACGACGGAGGCAATGGCTTGGTATGCTGCGGCATTGCAGAAGCCTTTCACCCAGATGCACTCCTGGAAGTTATTGAAGGATGAGCCAAAGTGGGAGGCGTGCATTGGGGCTCACTCCAAGGTACATGTGCTCGACGACGACTCCTCGGATGCAGCAGCTGGCGGTGCCAACGAAGTGGGCGGTCCAGCCGAGTCTGATGTCCCGGCCTCCAGCGGGAGCAAGAGGCCGATTGGGAGGGATGCCACTAAAGCAGCGAGGAAAAAGGCCGCCACATCGTCGTCCTCGTCAGAATACATTTCACAAATGAATTATATGTGGGGCAACAAGCTGTCATTAATAAAGGAGAGTCATGCTAAGATGGCCAGCCACCACGCCACGATGGCTGTGCTGCAGGAGAAGAAGATGACTACGGAAAGGGAGCTGGAGGAACGTCGTCCGGCGCTTGAGGAGAGTCGGCTAGCAATGGAGGCGAGTCGGATGGAGATGGAGAAGAATGACAGGGAGAGTCGGATGGAGATGGAGCGGTCTCGGGCCGCCAAGGAAGAACGCGCGGAAGAGGAACGTATTCTTAGTATAGAGCTCGACAAATGCTCGCCAGCGCTACGGCTGTTCTACAAGCGACAGCAGGAGCAGATCCTTGTAAAGTACTCGTTGCCTCCTCCCTGA
- the LOC112876872 gene encoding uncharacterized protein LOC112876872 produces the protein MAVTEAEKKAEEKPAPAAEEKDAKRAEEKAAVLWQGRRRGSGCCCCPSPSSIARASRRSTTSLGGPDVEGARSGLPSLGGDADAAPSFSFQHARRVFVAPETTPKFELLGLGGGDAEVEGPDLASAAAEQRQRRGGAEAARGTDEALPAGHLEPQALDPFVCAQMHLLTPLLSATADALVLQLASAR, from the coding sequence ATGGCCGTGACGGAGGCCGAGAAGAAGGCGGAGGAGAAGCCCGCGCCGGCGGCCGAGGAGAAGGATGCGAAGAGGGCTGAGGAGAAGGCCGCAGTCCTTTGgcaagggaggaggagggggagcggctgctgctgctgcccgaGCCCAAGCAGCAtcgcgcgtgcgtcgcggcgctCGACAACGTCCCTCGGCGGCCCGGACGTGGAAGGAGCGAGGTCAGGCTTGCCTAGCCTAGGTGGCGATGCGGACGCCGCGCCGTCCTTCTCGTTCCAGCACGCACGGAGGGTGTTCGTGGCGCCGGAGACCACGCCCAAGTTCGAGCTGCTGGGACTAGGGGGTGGCGACGCGGAGGTCGAGGGACCAGACCTCGCGAgcgccgcggcggagcagaggcagcgccgcggcggagcagaggcagCGCGCGGCACCGACGAAGCCCTTCCTGCGGGTCACCTTGAACCGCAAGCCCTCGATCCCTTCGTTTGTGCTCAGATGCATCTCCTCACGCCCCTCCTCTCTGCAACTGCAGATGCATTGGTACTGCAGCTAGCTAGTGCTAGGTAG
- the LOC112872991 gene encoding basic salivary proline-rich protein 2-like: MQTVILASLPTLDDDGLAIRQVRGDPNRGIRIPGALPDCPRHVDPSPGGSSHEAPAPSGKEKEPDAASLRSSRDHEEDRLRRLRRGDGSFMGEPAPKRQRTTESGGQSSSWSSPPPPHRQQRPHGRREELRRFPPQQRPPPPLPQPPQQRRAPPPPPLERQPQAPPPPSPQQQQQAPPPLPEIPTAEQP; this comes from the coding sequence ATGCAGACGGTGATCCTGGCATCACTGCCAACCCTTGACGACGACGGCCTGGCGATCCGGCAAGTGAGGGGTGACCCCAACCGCGGTATCCGAATCCCAGGCGCCTTGCCCGACTGCCCTCGGCACGTCGATCCAAGCCCCGGCGGGTCCAGCCACGAAGCCCCAGCACCCTCCGGCAAAGAGAAGGAGCCGGATGCGGCCAGCTTGCGGAGCAGCCGGGACCACGAGGAGGATAGATTGCGGAGGCTCCGCCGCGGCGACGGATCCTTCatgggggagccggcccccaagcgCCAGAGGACGACAGAGTCGGGGGGACAGAGTAGCTCCTggtcttcgccgccgccgccccatcgCCAGCAGCGGCCACACGGGAGGCGTGAGGAGCTGCGGCGGTTTCCGCCGCAGCAGCGACCACCGCCGCCGTTGCCTCAGCCTCCACAGCAGCGCCgggcgccaccaccaccaccgctcgAGCGGCAGCCACAggccccaccaccaccatcgccacagcagcagcagcaggctccACCACCGCTGCCGGAGATACCTACGGCGGAGCAGCCCTAG